A window of Diospyros lotus cultivar Yz01 chromosome 14, ASM1463336v1, whole genome shotgun sequence contains these coding sequences:
- the LOC127790199 gene encoding uncharacterized protein LOC127790199, whose product MAFPKSFPRGAMVIKLGLLVLFLLGGNWACDARELMTGDLSRETIASDILVLQIELKDSEWEVRSSEEVGKKETVCTFCEELAAEAINYLQENKTQEIIDMLHKTCSQLLHFEQQCITLVDYYVPLLFSKIESMQPGDICRKLNLCELRTINSRLTSESKCKICHHAVEEVLLKFEDPETQLEIIRLLLKACNAVKGYTKKCKTMVFEYGPLILFNAEKFLEKTDICTAIRACDSSSGGDGKQALAVQ is encoded by the exons ATGGCGTTCCCCAAATCCTTTCCAAGAG GTGCCATGGTCATAAAACTTGGGCTTttagttctttttcttcttggcGGTAATTGGGCTTGTGATGCCAGAGAATTGATGACTGGAGATCTGTCCAGAGAAACTATTGCTTCTGATATTTTGG TTTTGCAAATAGAACTCAAGGACTCAGAATGGGAAGTTAGATCTTCAGAAGAAGTTGGCAAAAAGGAAACTGTGTGCACGTTCTGTGAAGAGCTTGCTGCTGAGGCAATAAATTATCTTCAGGAAAACAAGACTCAGGAGATCATTGACATGCTTCACAAAACCTGCTCGCAGTTACTCCATTTTGAGCAACAG TGTATTACTTTGGTGGACTACTATGTTCCCCTGTTATTCTCAAAGATTGAATCAATGCAACCAGGGGATATCTGCCGAAAGTTGAATCTATGTGAACTAAGGACAATCAATTCTAGGCTAACATCAGAGAGTAAGTGTAAAATTTGTCATCATGCTGTTGAAGAAGTTCTTCTCAAGTTCGAAGATCCAGAAACACAG TTAGAGATCATTCGGTTGCTTCTGAAGGCATGCAATGCTGTGAAGGGCTATACAAAAAAG TGCAAGACCATGGTTTTCGAGTATGGACCCCTGATCCTCTTCAATGCAGagaaatttcttgagaaaacGGACATATGCACTGCAATCCGTGCCTGTGATTCGTCTTCTGGTGGTGATGGGAAGCAAGCATTAGCAGTGCAGTAG
- the LOC127790197 gene encoding peroxidase 22.3-like: MALQGSFYICAFFALALATTALPLSASLSPYYYDKTCPNALKTIKSAVEEAVREERRMGASLLRLHFHDCFVLGCDASVLLDPAPTIDSEKNAIPNKGSLRGFEVIDKIKSRVDKACGKPVVSCADIVAVAARDSVVALGGPTWQVPLGRRDSTTASRTLANRDIPSPFLDLPGLIDNFKRQGLDVKDLVALSGGHTLGFSRCKNFRERIYNETNIDPIFARQRQATCPRKGHDGNLAPLDPTPALFDTKYFSSLVMRRGLLHSDQELFKYGGQADSLVSAYSRYAGAFSKDFVESMIKMGNIKLLTGTQGQIRVNCRKVNSHV, translated from the exons ATGGCTTTGCAAGGCAGCTTCTATATCTGTGCTTTCTTCGCCCTAGCTCTTGCAACCACGGCGCTTCCTCTGTCTGCATCACTCTCTCCTTATTACTACGACAAAACATGCCCCAACGCCTTGAAAACCATCAAAAGTGCTGTCGAGGAAGCCGTGAGGGAAGAGAGGCGCATGGGCGCTTCTTTGCTTCGACTTCACTTCCACGACTGTTTCGTCCTG GGATGTGATGCCTCAGTTCTTCTGGACCCAGCACCCACCATTGACAGTGAAAAGAATGCAATTCCTAACAAGGGGTCTCTCAGAGGATTTGAAGTTATCGACAAAATCAAATCGAGGGTTGACAAGGCCTGCGGGAAACCGGTGGTCTCATGCGCCGACATTGTGGCGGTTGCAGCTCGCGACTCGGTCGTTGCC CTAGGAGGGCCAACGTGGCAAGTGCCACTAGGGCGGAGAGACTCAACCACAGCCAGCAGGACACTGGCCAACCGTGACATCCCCTCGCCATTCCTGGACTTGCCCGGCCTCATCGACAACTTTAAAAGGCAAGGCCTTGACGTCAAAGACCTCGTCGCCCTGTCCGGCGGCCATACCCTGGGTTTCTCGCGCTGTAAAAACTTCAGAGAACGGATCTACAACGAAACCAACATCGACCCCATCTTTGCTCGCCAGCGCCAAGCCACCTGCCCCAGAAAGGGCCACGACGGGAACCTCGCACCACTGGACCCCACACCTGCGCTCTTCGACACCAAATACTTCTCCAGCTTGGTTATGAGGAGGGGACTTCTGCATTCTGATCAAGAACTGTTCAAGTACGGTGGCCAAGCTGATTCGTTAGTGAGTGCATACAGCAGATATGCGGGGGCATTCTCCAAGGACTTTGTTGAGTCCATGATCAAGATGGGAAACATAAAGCTATTGACTGGTACACAAGGTCAAATTCGTGTAAACTGCAGGAAGGTTAattcacatgtttaa